In one Flavobacteriales bacterium genomic region, the following are encoded:
- a CDS encoding site-specific integrase, with protein MDKKAADSPGSVTLAHLVHKDQRCIALHFPYDAGLIAAARKAGAKWSSTHRCWWMPNSPEHLKVIFDAFKGLAWVDMNGLRKQADAPAPSRERTKGMRNSASKPVDPSPKAPREPKADAPALTSLQAQALADMRRKLEVARYSPRSIQVYLSATKQLFQHFPRKHPNDIRTEDIEAFQHHLATVRKVSNSTLNQAVNAIRYYYMNVVGDARRVTFMERPRHEKKLPMVLSEEEVAALLRNVENLKHRSILMLIYSGGLRLSELIGLERQDLAVERGQLIVRSGKGSKDRITLLSRKALSSLEEYLTTYKPKRYLFEGPDGGPYSPRSVQVIFHRAREKAGITKPATVHTLRHSFATHLLEKGTDLRYIQALLGHSSSKTTEIYTHVSTKALGRIRSPLDDLDL; from the coding sequence ATGGACAAGAAAGCCGCCGACAGCCCGGGATCGGTGACCCTGGCGCACCTGGTGCACAAGGACCAGCGGTGCATCGCGCTGCACTTCCCCTACGATGCAGGGTTGATCGCTGCGGCCCGCAAGGCCGGCGCCAAGTGGAGCAGTACGCACCGCTGCTGGTGGATGCCCAACAGCCCCGAGCACCTCAAGGTCATCTTCGATGCCTTCAAAGGGCTGGCCTGGGTGGACATGAACGGCCTGCGGAAGCAAGCGGATGCGCCTGCACCAAGCCGCGAGCGCACCAAGGGAATGCGGAACAGCGCCTCGAAGCCCGTTGATCCGTCCCCGAAGGCGCCACGCGAGCCCAAGGCGGACGCACCGGCGCTGACGTCCCTACAAGCGCAGGCCCTGGCCGACATGCGCCGGAAACTGGAGGTGGCCCGGTACAGCCCGCGCAGCATCCAGGTGTATCTCAGCGCCACCAAGCAGTTGTTCCAGCACTTCCCGCGGAAGCACCCGAACGACATCCGCACGGAGGACATCGAGGCCTTCCAGCACCACCTGGCCACCGTGCGCAAGGTGAGCAACAGCACCCTGAACCAGGCGGTGAACGCCATCCGCTACTACTATATGAACGTGGTGGGCGATGCGCGGCGGGTGACGTTCATGGAGCGGCCACGCCATGAGAAGAAACTGCCCATGGTCCTGAGCGAGGAGGAGGTGGCCGCCCTATTGCGCAATGTGGAGAATCTGAAGCACCGGAGCATCCTCATGCTCATCTACTCCGGTGGGCTGCGGCTCAGTGAGCTTATCGGTCTGGAGCGACAGGACCTGGCCGTGGAGCGCGGCCAACTGATCGTGCGCAGTGGCAAGGGTAGCAAGGACCGGATCACGCTGCTCAGCCGTAAGGCCTTGTCCTCCTTGGAGGAATACCTGACCACCTACAAGCCGAAGCGATACCTGTTCGAAGGCCCCGATGGCGGCCCGTACTCCCCTCGCAGCGTGCAGGTCATCTTTCATCGCGCCCGGGAGAAGGCCGGCATCACCAAACCGGCCACCGTTCATACCCTGCGCCACAGCTTCGCGACCCACCTCTTGGAGAAGGGCACCGACCTGCGCTATATTCAGGCCCTGTTGGGACACAGTTCCAGCAAGACCACGGAGATCTACACCCACGTAAGCACCAAAGCCCTTGGCAGGATCCGCAGCCCGCTAGATGACCTGGACCTGTGA
- the mtaB gene encoding tRNA (N(6)-L-threonylcarbamoyladenosine(37)-C(2))-methylthiotransferase MtaB, with amino-acid sequence MSAPRTVAFHTLGCKLNFSETSTLARSLEEAGYARVRPEERPDVFVLNTCSVTENADKECRQWVRRFQRINPEAFVAVVGCYAQLKPGEIADIPGVDLVLGANEKFDLAAHIESTGGKQARGQAIFGAIKEARRFVPAYNASDRTRTFLKVQDGCDYFCSFCTIPLARGRSRSGTIAETVAIAERIAASGVKEIVLTGVNTGDFGRGHGEDLLGLIAALDAVDGIARYRISSIEPNLCHDGIIDAVSRSRRFVPHFHMPLQSGSDAILERMRRRYDTALYADRVARIMALMPQACIGADVITGTPGETEEEFRRTHAFLRSIPVDYLHVFTYSERANTTAVRMEDIVPMEARRERTKQLRILSAKLQRAHYERHLGTTRPVLLEAEEVEGRMLGYTDNYLRVDLLFDAALINRVVPVHLIRINGEGHMEGVFDASRAESSAHPRLAPAD; translated from the coding sequence ATGAGCGCACCACGCACCGTCGCCTTCCACACCTTGGGCTGCAAGCTCAATTTCAGCGAGACCAGCACGCTGGCCCGGTCGCTGGAGGAAGCCGGCTATGCGCGGGTGCGGCCGGAGGAGCGTCCGGACGTCTTCGTGCTGAATACCTGCAGCGTGACGGAGAACGCCGACAAGGAGTGCCGGCAATGGGTGCGCCGCTTCCAGCGGATCAATCCCGAGGCCTTCGTGGCCGTGGTGGGCTGCTATGCGCAGCTGAAGCCCGGGGAGATCGCGGACATCCCTGGCGTGGACCTCGTGCTGGGCGCGAACGAGAAGTTCGACCTGGCCGCCCATATCGAGTCCACGGGCGGCAAGCAGGCCCGGGGACAGGCCATCTTCGGCGCCATCAAGGAAGCGAGGCGTTTCGTTCCGGCCTACAACGCGAGTGACCGAACGCGGACCTTCCTGAAGGTGCAGGACGGCTGCGACTACTTCTGCTCCTTCTGCACCATACCGCTGGCCCGCGGGCGCAGCCGGAGCGGCACCATCGCCGAAACAGTGGCCATCGCCGAGCGGATCGCCGCCTCTGGCGTGAAGGAGATCGTGCTCACCGGCGTGAATACGGGGGATTTCGGACGGGGGCATGGAGAGGACCTGCTGGGCCTGATCGCCGCGCTCGACGCGGTGGATGGCATCGCCCGCTACCGGATCAGCAGCATCGAGCCCAACCTCTGCCACGATGGGATCATCGATGCCGTATCGCGCAGCCGTCGCTTCGTGCCGCACTTCCACATGCCCCTCCAGAGCGGCAGCGATGCCATCCTCGAGCGCATGCGGCGGCGCTACGATACGGCCCTCTACGCCGACCGGGTCGCACGCATCATGGCATTGATGCCGCAGGCCTGCATCGGGGCGGATGTCATCACCGGGACACCGGGCGAGACCGAGGAGGAATTCCGGCGGACGCACGCCTTCCTCCGCTCCATCCCAGTCGACTACCTGCACGTCTTCACCTACAGCGAGCGCGCCAACACCACAGCCGTGCGCATGGAGGACATCGTTCCCATGGAAGCACGCCGGGAACGGACCAAGCAGCTGCGCATCCTGAGCGCCAAGCTCCAGCGTGCGCACTACGAGCGCCACTTGGGCACCACGCGGCCCGTCCTCCTGGAGGCGGAGGAGGTCGAAGGGCGCATGCTGGGCTATACCGACAACTACCTGCGCGTGGACCTACTCTTCGACGCCGCGCTCATCAATCGCGTCGTGCCGGTGCATCTGATCCGCATCAATGGCGAAGGGCACATGGAGGGCGTCTTCGATGCATCGAGGGCCGAATCATCCGCCCACCCCCGACTGGCACCAGCAGACTGA
- a CDS encoding IS3 family transposase (programmed frameshift), protein MRKSKFTEHQVIAILKRHEAGSKVADLCREHGISNATFYQWKAKYGGMEPNQVKQLRDLQEELSRLKRMYTELSMVHDALKQVVEKKWGAPDEKREIVQAMIQEHSISERQACGSVGLARSTAQYCKTPADDTPIIQVLEQLTQKHPAIGVWQSHHRMRLMGHLWNFKRVYRVYTGLGLNIRRRAKKRLPARVKQALFRPAGPDQVYSIDFMHDSLWDGRTYRLLNVIDDYNREVLAIEVDTSLPALRVIRVLERIKAVRPLPKMIRVDNGPEFISAKLDHWCREHGITLTYIQPGKPTQNAYIERLNGSIRRELLSAYVFRTLDEVREKADEWMTDYNHHRPHKALGYRPPAPIRS, encoded by the exons ATGAGAAAGAGCAAGTTCACCGAGCATCAGGTCATCGCCATCCTCAAGCGTCACGAGGCTGGCTCGAAGGTGGCCGACCTGTGCCGCGAGCACGGGATCAGCAACGCCACGTTCTACCAATGGAAGGCCAAGTATGGCGGCATGGAGCCCAACCAGGTCAAGCAGCTGCGTGACCTGCAGGAGGAGCTCAGCCGCCTGAAGCGCATGTACACCGAGCTGAGCATGGTGCATGATGCCTTGAAGCAGGTGGTGGAAAAGAAGTGGGG GGCGCCTGACGAGAAGCGCGAGATCGTTCAGGCGATGATACAGGAGCACAGCATCTCCGAGCGCCAAGCCTGCGGCAGCGTGGGCTTGGCGCGCAGCACCGCGCAGTACTGCAAGACCCCAGCGGATGACACGCCCATTATCCAGGTCTTGGAACAGCTCACCCAGAAGCACCCGGCCATCGGGGTGTGGCAAAGCCATCATCGGATGCGCTTGATGGGTCACCTGTGGAACTTCAAGCGGGTGTATCGGGTCTACACCGGTCTGGGCCTCAACATTCGTCGCAGGGCCAAGAAACGGCTGCCTGCACGGGTGAAGCAGGCGCTGTTCCGTCCTGCTGGTCCGGACCAGGTCTACAGCATCGACTTCATGCATGACAGCCTCTGGGACGGCCGGACCTACCGCTTGCTAAATGTGATCGACGACTACAACAGGGAGGTGCTCGCGATCGAGGTGGACACCTCACTGCCCGCACTGCGCGTGATACGCGTGCTGGAACGCATCAAAGCAGTGCGTCCGCTGCCCAAGATGATCCGCGTGGACAACGGCCCGGAGTTCATCAGCGCCAAGCTCGACCACTGGTGCCGCGAACACGGCATTACCTTGACCTACATCCAGCCAGGCAAGCCCACCCAGAACGCCTACATCGAACGCCTCAACGGCAGCATCCGTCGTGAACTGCTCAGCGCCTACGTGTTCCGTACCTTGGACGAGGTGCGCGAGAAGGCCGATGAGTGGATGACCGATTACAACCATCACCGCCCACACAAGGCGCTTGGCTACCGGCCGCCAGCGCCCATCCGATCCTAA
- the pdeM gene encoding ligase-associated DNA damage response endonuclease PdeM translates to MLTAEVQVAGERLVMHPLRALHWPRMGWLMLSDLHLGMAAHLRKGGLPLPEGDDARTLQRLDAVIDALRPKRIVVIGDLFHSSANAAWERFARWSRQRSVPIHLVPGNHDILADRRYAEAGVEVCDESVEEGPFVLRHQPARISSGYCISGHLHPGIALQGTGRQRLRLPCFWFGREQALLPAFGTGTGLHIIAPGGTDRIWACTDRAAIDVSRTGSATQALT, encoded by the coding sequence ATGCTCACCGCCGAAGTACAGGTGGCCGGCGAACGTCTGGTGATGCACCCGCTGCGGGCGCTGCATTGGCCACGCATGGGCTGGCTGATGCTAAGCGACCTGCACCTCGGAATGGCGGCCCATCTGCGCAAAGGGGGGCTGCCGCTGCCGGAGGGCGATGATGCGCGCACGCTGCAACGGCTTGATGCGGTAATCGATGCGCTGCGGCCGAAGCGCATCGTGGTGATCGGCGACCTCTTCCACAGCAGCGCGAACGCGGCTTGGGAGCGGTTCGCACGATGGTCGAGGCAGCGATCGGTCCCGATCCATCTCGTTCCCGGGAACCATGACATCCTCGCGGACCGGCGCTACGCCGAAGCGGGCGTGGAGGTTTGCGATGAAAGCGTGGAGGAAGGCCCCTTCGTACTGCGCCACCAACCGGCGCGGATCTCCTCGGGCTATTGCATCAGCGGACACCTTCATCCGGGCATCGCGCTGCAAGGCACCGGCCGCCAGCGGTTGCGCCTGCCGTGCTTCTGGTTCGGGCGCGAGCAGGCGCTGCTGCCGGCCTTCGGGACGGGCACCGGACTGCACATCATCGCCCCCGGGGGCACGGACCGCATCTGGGCCTGTACCGACCGGGCGGCCATCGACGTGAGCCGCACGGGATCGGCGACGCAAGCCCTCACCTAG
- a CDS encoding cation-translocating P-type ATPase, translating to MKWHLLHIGELRQALGAGEPGLSEAQAADRLLEHGPNELEGKRKRTVLGLFLAQFKDLMILVLLTAAVVAGAVGDITDTIIILAIVLVNAVIGVVQEFRAEKALEALRRMAAPQVTVRRGGQMRTVPARELVPGDVVLLEAGQVVPADLRFTACHGLRMQEAALTGESLDTVKQPGELEGEDLPLGDRSNMGFKGTVVAKGRGEGIVVATGMRTEMGRIAKLLDQGTTATPLQKRMAAFGKVVAVAVLAICAVLFTVGWLRGGDPVTLLLTSISLAVAAIPEALPALMSASLALSAARMVKQQALVRRLAAVETLGSVTVICTDKTGTLTRNRMRVEELVVLDEAQRPRLLQAMTLSNDVMAGPYGPVGEGTELALFEHAEASGVLKAEVERQLPRVAEVPFDAVRKCMSTIHRLPDGRHLLFIKGALEALWERVPSPDPRWRAEADRLAAEGLRVMALGWRELLPGPLPEDPHPLEREITLLGLAGIQDPPRDEVPQAIAACQAAGIRIVMITGDHPVTARTIARRIGLLSPVEADDPRSVITGAELARLDAKALRERVDHLRVIARVSPEQKLDIVAALQEHGHFVAMTGDGVNDAPALKRADIGVAMGITGTDVSREAADMVLLDDNFATLAHAVREGRRVFDNIRKFIQYILTANAGEIWAIALAPMIGLPIPLLPVHILWINLVTDGLPGLFLSLEPAERDLMKRSPRHPKESIFSNGLGTHILWVGLLMGGVTLGAQAWAIRTGHEHWQTIAFNVLCLSQMGHVWAIRSQRSFFRTNFFSNPALLGAVALTFGLQALVTFVPLYQGIFHTQALTWEEFFVVTALSSVVFIGVEVEKLFVRRH from the coding sequence ATGAAGTGGCACCTGCTGCATATCGGTGAACTGCGACAGGCCTTGGGCGCGGGCGAGCCGGGCTTGAGCGAGGCCCAGGCTGCTGATCGCCTGCTGGAGCATGGCCCTAACGAGCTGGAGGGCAAGCGCAAGCGCACGGTGCTCGGCCTGTTCCTCGCCCAGTTCAAGGACCTGATGATCCTGGTGCTGCTCACGGCCGCGGTCGTCGCAGGTGCGGTGGGCGACATCACCGATACCATCATCATCCTGGCCATCGTGCTGGTGAACGCGGTGATCGGTGTGGTGCAGGAGTTCCGCGCGGAGAAGGCGCTGGAGGCCCTGCGGCGCATGGCGGCCCCGCAGGTCACGGTTCGTCGCGGCGGGCAGATGCGCACAGTGCCCGCGCGTGAATTGGTCCCCGGCGATGTGGTGCTGCTCGAGGCCGGACAAGTGGTGCCCGCCGACCTGCGCTTCACCGCGTGCCACGGCCTGCGCATGCAGGAGGCCGCGCTCACCGGTGAGTCGCTCGATACCGTGAAGCAGCCAGGCGAACTGGAAGGGGAGGACCTCCCGCTCGGCGATCGCAGCAACATGGGCTTCAAGGGCACCGTGGTGGCCAAGGGCCGCGGCGAGGGGATCGTCGTGGCCACTGGCATGCGCACCGAGATGGGCCGCATCGCCAAGCTGCTCGATCAAGGCACCACCGCGACGCCGCTGCAGAAGCGCATGGCCGCCTTCGGCAAGGTGGTGGCCGTGGCCGTGCTCGCCATCTGCGCGGTGCTCTTCACCGTGGGCTGGCTGCGTGGTGGCGATCCCGTGACGCTGCTGCTCACCTCGATCTCGCTGGCCGTGGCCGCCATCCCCGAGGCCCTGCCCGCGCTGATGTCCGCGTCGCTGGCCCTCTCCGCCGCCCGCATGGTGAAGCAGCAGGCGCTTGTGCGCCGCCTTGCCGCGGTGGAGACGCTCGGCTCCGTCACCGTGATCTGCACGGACAAGACCGGCACGCTCACCCGCAACCGCATGCGTGTGGAGGAGCTCGTGGTGCTGGACGAGGCGCAGCGGCCGCGCCTGCTCCAGGCCATGACGCTGAGCAACGACGTGATGGCCGGGCCCTATGGTCCGGTGGGTGAGGGCACGGAGCTCGCGCTCTTCGAGCATGCCGAGGCCAGTGGTGTGCTCAAGGCTGAAGTCGAACGTCAGCTGCCGCGCGTGGCCGAAGTGCCCTTCGATGCCGTGCGCAAGTGCATGAGCACCATCCACCGCCTGCCCGATGGCCGCCACCTGCTCTTCATCAAGGGCGCGCTGGAGGCCTTGTGGGAACGGGTGCCCTCACCTGATCCCCGGTGGCGCGCCGAGGCGGATCGCCTCGCCGCCGAGGGGCTCCGTGTGATGGCCCTGGGCTGGCGCGAACTGCTGCCGGGGCCCTTGCCCGAAGACCCGCACCCGCTGGAACGAGAGATCACGTTGCTCGGTCTCGCGGGCATCCAGGACCCGCCGCGCGACGAGGTGCCGCAGGCCATCGCCGCGTGTCAGGCCGCCGGCATCCGCATCGTGATGATCACCGGCGACCACCCCGTCACCGCGCGCACCATCGCCCGGCGGATCGGCCTGCTGAGCCCGGTGGAAGCGGATGACCCGCGCAGCGTGATCACCGGCGCCGAGCTTGCACGGCTTGATGCGAAGGCCTTGCGCGAACGGGTGGACCACCTGCGTGTCATCGCGCGTGTTTCGCCGGAGCAGAAGCTCGACATCGTGGCCGCCTTGCAGGAGCACGGGCACTTCGTGGCCATGACCGGCGATGGCGTGAACGACGCGCCGGCCCTGAAGCGCGCAGACATCGGCGTGGCCATGGGCATCACCGGCACCGACGTGTCGCGCGAGGCGGCCGACATGGTGCTGCTCGACGACAACTTCGCCACGCTGGCCCATGCCGTGCGCGAAGGGCGCCGGGTCTTCGACAACATCCGGAAGTTCATCCAGTACATCCTCACGGCCAATGCCGGTGAGATCTGGGCGATCGCGCTCGCGCCGATGATCGGACTGCCCATTCCGCTGCTGCCGGTGCACATCCTGTGGATCAACCTCGTGACAGACGGATTGCCCGGCCTCTTCCTATCGCTGGAGCCGGCCGAGCGCGATCTCATGAAGCGGAGTCCGCGTCACCCGAAGGAGAGCATCTTCTCCAACGGCCTGGGCACGCACATCCTATGGGTGGGCCTGCTGATGGGCGGGGTCACGCTTGGCGCGCAGGCCTGGGCCATCCGCACCGGACATGAACATTGGCAGACCATCGCCTTCAATGTGCTTTGCCTGAGCCAGATGGGCCATGTGTGGGCCATCCGCTCGCAACGCTCGTTCTTCCGCACCAACTTCTTCTCCAACCCCGCGCTGCTCGGGGCTGTGGCGCTCACCTTCGGCCTTCAGGCACTGGTCACCTTCGTGCCGCTGTACCAAGGCATCTTCCACACCCAGGCGCTCACATGGGAGGAGTTTTTCGTGGTCACCGCGCTCTCGTCGGTGGTCTTCATTGGGGTGGAGGTGGAGAAGCTGTTCGTCAGGCGGCACTAG
- a CDS encoding ATP-binding protein, giving the protein MRYTDRDLGKVLLKASRSFPAVVLTGPRRAGKTVLLRKLFPKASYTLLEDPDVIARMRADPQGFLDEMKLPAILDEVQNVPELFSYVRSRIDRNPRRTGQWFLTGSQEAALMGGVTESMAGRAAVLQLYPLSITESPRVGLLHGGYPEAVARPKGAGLWFSSYVQTYLERDVRAVTNVRDLATFRRFMALLATRHGQVLNRTELAAPLGVSVPTINQWLGVLETTQQLLIVPPFYENLGKRLIKSPKVYYADSGLACHLLGITTAAELERSPFLGAIWEGFVAAELIKRQVNSGGRRELYHFRDQQGLEVDFLVPTPNGGVDMIECKASRTPVPGMASALAQLTKAFEEKRKLARPARCFILHRKGDRRTPESLAHGVKAMELGQWLERM; this is encoded by the coding sequence ATGCGCTACACCGACCGCGACCTTGGGAAGGTCCTGCTGAAGGCCTCCCGCTCCTTTCCCGCCGTGGTGCTCACGGGGCCGCGCCGCGCGGGCAAGACCGTGCTGCTGCGGAAGCTCTTCCCCAAGGCCTCGTACACCCTGCTGGAGGACCCCGACGTGATCGCCCGCATGCGCGCCGACCCGCAGGGCTTCCTCGATGAGATGAAGCTGCCCGCGATCCTCGACGAGGTGCAGAACGTGCCCGAGCTCTTCTCCTACGTGCGCTCGCGCATCGACCGGAACCCACGGCGCACGGGGCAGTGGTTCCTCACTGGCTCGCAGGAGGCCGCGCTGATGGGTGGTGTCACAGAATCGATGGCGGGGCGTGCGGCCGTGCTGCAGCTGTACCCTCTGTCCATCACGGAATCGCCACGCGTGGGCCTGCTGCACGGCGGCTACCCCGAGGCCGTGGCGCGGCCCAAGGGCGCGGGGCTGTGGTTCAGCAGCTACGTGCAGACCTACCTGGAGCGCGACGTGCGCGCCGTGACCAACGTGCGCGACCTGGCCACCTTCCGGCGCTTCATGGCCCTGCTGGCCACCCGGCACGGGCAGGTGCTCAACCGCACCGAGCTCGCCGCTCCGTTGGGCGTGAGCGTGCCCACCATCAACCAGTGGCTGGGCGTGCTGGAGACCACCCAGCAGCTGCTCATCGTGCCGCCCTTCTACGAGAACCTGGGCAAGCGCCTCATCAAGTCGCCCAAGGTGTACTACGCCGACAGCGGGCTGGCCTGCCACCTGCTGGGCATCACCACGGCGGCCGAGCTGGAGCGCTCGCCCTTCCTGGGCGCGATTTGGGAGGGCTTCGTGGCCGCCGAGCTCATCAAGCGGCAGGTGAACAGCGGGGGCCGGCGCGAACTCTACCACTTCCGCGACCAGCAGGGGCTGGAGGTGGACTTCCTGGTGCCCACGCCCAACGGCGGGGTGGACATGATCGAGTGCAAGGCCTCGCGCACACCGGTGCCCGGCATGGCCTCCGCATTGGCACAGCTCACCAAGGCCTTCGAGGAAAAGCGCAAGCTGGCCCGTCCCGCACGCTGCTTCATCCTGCACCGGAAGGGCGACCGCCGAACGCCGGAAAGCCTTGCCCATGGCGTGAAAGCGATGGAGCTGGGGCAGTGGCTGGAGCGCATGTGA
- a CDS encoding DNA cytosine methyltransferase has translation MNQSKTRRSNSNSKPFAIDLFSGVGGLSLGLKMAGIQVGVDVEIEETAGRYAQYNFPSTNVLFGETAGDVYNFNPQRLQSLGLRKQDVLLVAGGPPCQGFSLAGKRRQDDPLNHLVAEFARVVLDFMPPVFLMENVPGLKTSDSPMLGRALKQLEKRYQVIGPETLKAWHFGVPQMRQRVFILGIEKGLGITPTLPSPTHYRPTEGANLFLHRTPTSWEAISDIPEVDLFEELISGDRVAYDRAPESLFQEWMRGTRELNSFTSIQPQWDHRICTNLRRTQHGPDLTARLSKLGFGQADPVCGIRRLDPSDISTTIRAGTTKDRGSWSAPRPLHPYQNRVLTTRECARIQTFPDWFLFHPVKWHGNRMVGNAVPPFLGKAIGEHILELLGLKPDSVEDVLPRDSSLIEADIKAAAESGYERRKVSQKVVSWSTKKQLLDV, from the coding sequence ATGAATCAGTCGAAGACAAGACGGAGTAACAGCAACTCCAAGCCATTCGCAATCGACCTCTTTAGTGGTGTTGGTGGCCTCAGCTTAGGGCTAAAGATGGCTGGCATTCAAGTTGGCGTTGACGTTGAGATTGAAGAGACCGCCGGTCGATATGCTCAGTACAACTTCCCAAGCACCAACGTACTCTTTGGTGAAACGGCTGGAGATGTATACAACTTCAATCCTCAGCGTCTTCAGTCGCTTGGCTTGCGTAAGCAGGATGTGCTTCTGGTAGCGGGCGGTCCGCCTTGCCAAGGATTCTCTCTTGCCGGTAAGAGGCGGCAAGACGATCCGCTGAATCATCTTGTCGCTGAGTTTGCTCGTGTGGTCTTGGACTTCATGCCCCCGGTCTTCCTAATGGAGAATGTCCCGGGACTGAAGACCTCTGACTCACCAATGCTTGGCCGAGCACTGAAACAACTTGAAAAGCGCTATCAAGTCATCGGTCCTGAAACGTTGAAGGCATGGCATTTTGGAGTGCCGCAGATGAGACAGCGTGTGTTCATTCTCGGCATAGAGAAGGGATTAGGAATAACTCCGACACTTCCATCTCCCACACACTATCGACCAACCGAAGGGGCAAACCTGTTCTTGCATCGGACACCTACCTCATGGGAGGCGATTTCAGATATTCCTGAGGTTGACCTTTTTGAAGAGCTGATTAGTGGCGACCGAGTAGCATACGACCGCGCACCAGAATCATTGTTCCAAGAATGGATGCGCGGCACTCGTGAACTGAACTCCTTCACAAGCATACAACCACAATGGGATCACCGGATATGCACGAACTTGCGTCGGACCCAACACGGACCTGACCTAACAGCACGCCTTAGCAAGTTAGGTTTCGGACAAGCTGATCCCGTTTGTGGGATTCGCCGACTCGACCCAAGTGATATTTCAACAACCATCCGGGCAGGCACAACAAAAGATCGTGGCTCTTGGTCCGCGCCAAGACCGCTGCATCCGTATCAAAACCGTGTGTTGACCACGCGTGAATGTGCGCGGATCCAGACATTCCCCGATTGGTTCCTCTTCCACCCTGTGAAGTGGCATGGCAATCGAATGGTTGGAAACGCGGTCCCACCATTCCTTGGAAAAGCAATTGGTGAGCACATACTTGAGTTACTGGGTCTTAAGCCAGATTCAGTCGAGGATGTACTTCCCCGTGACTCAAGTCTTATTGAAGCAGACATCAAGGCTGCCGCCGAAAGCGGATACGAGAGAAGAAAGGTTTCTCAGAAGGTGGTTTCGTGGAGCACCAAAAAGCAACTGCTTGATGTCTGA